In a single window of the Delftia tsuruhatensis genome:
- a CDS encoding LLM class flavin-dependent oxidoreductase, with amino-acid sequence MTQPRRHIHVNAFNMNCVGHIHHGLWTHPRDRSTEYGTLKYWTDIAQVLERGLFDGIFIADVVGYYDVYQGGVDLTLREGIQLPVNNPWLLVSAMAAVTRHIGFGVTATVGAHNPYTFARDVSTLDQLTNGRIGWNIVTGYVDSGARGLGQQGLAEHDSRYDRADDFLELSYKLWEGSWEEGAVIADKARRIHALPDRVHAVSHEGPFYRAHAIHMSAPSPQRTPVLFQAGTSERGLRFAGRHAEGVFIGARTPEAAREAARQIRQAAVDAGRRPEDVKIYAGVAVVPGRTEAEAREKHADYLAHASPEAGLAHFAASTGVDFAKYGLDDPIPFGTTNAIQSAAQAARQQGLTTRRKLLEQFSLGSRYTTIVGDPSQVADALERWIDVGEIDGFNLTRIVVPETWEDFATLVVPELQNRGRYRTGHGEDATLRQRLFGRGDRLPDSHAAARWRR; translated from the coding sequence ATGACCCAGCCCCGGCGCCACATCCACGTCAACGCGTTCAACATGAACTGCGTGGGCCACATACACCACGGCCTGTGGACCCATCCCCGCGACCGCTCCACCGAATACGGCACGCTCAAGTACTGGACCGATATTGCCCAGGTGCTGGAGCGCGGCCTGTTCGACGGCATCTTCATCGCCGACGTGGTCGGCTACTACGACGTCTACCAGGGCGGCGTGGACCTGACCCTGCGCGAAGGCATACAGCTGCCCGTCAACAACCCCTGGCTGCTGGTCTCGGCCATGGCGGCGGTCACCAGGCACATCGGCTTCGGCGTCACCGCCACCGTGGGCGCGCACAACCCCTACACCTTCGCGCGCGACGTCAGCACGCTGGACCAGCTCACCAACGGCCGCATCGGCTGGAACATCGTCACCGGCTATGTGGACAGTGGCGCGCGCGGCCTGGGCCAGCAGGGCCTGGCAGAGCACGACAGCCGCTACGACCGCGCCGACGACTTCCTGGAGCTGTCCTACAAGCTCTGGGAAGGCAGCTGGGAGGAGGGCGCCGTCATCGCCGACAAGGCGCGGCGCATCCACGCCCTGCCGGACAGGGTGCACGCGGTCTCGCACGAGGGGCCGTTCTACCGCGCCCACGCCATCCACATGAGCGCGCCCTCGCCCCAGCGCACGCCCGTGCTGTTCCAGGCCGGTACCTCGGAGCGCGGGCTGCGCTTCGCTGGCCGGCATGCCGAAGGCGTGTTCATCGGCGCGCGCACGCCCGAGGCCGCGCGCGAGGCCGCGCGCCAGATCCGGCAGGCGGCGGTGGACGCGGGCCGCCGGCCCGAGGACGTCAAGATCTACGCCGGCGTGGCCGTCGTGCCCGGCCGCACCGAGGCCGAGGCCCGCGAAAAACATGCCGACTACCTGGCCCATGCCAGCCCCGAGGCAGGCCTGGCCCACTTCGCCGCCAGCACGGGCGTGGACTTCGCGAAGTACGGCCTCGACGACCCCATCCCCTTCGGCACCACCAATGCCATCCAGTCGGCCGCCCAGGCCGCGCGCCAGCAGGGCCTGACCACGCGGCGCAAGCTGCTGGAGCAGTTCTCGCTGGGCAGCCGCTACACCACCATCGTGGGCGACCCGTCGCAGGTGGCGGACGCGCTGGAGCGCTGGATCGACGTGGGCGAGATCGACGGCTTCAACCTCACGCGCATCGTGGTGCCCGAGACCTGGGAGGACTTCGCCACCCTGGTCGTGCCCGAGCTGCAGAACCGGGGCCGCTACCGCACCGGCCACGGCGAGGACGCCACGCTGCGCCAGCGCCTGTTCGGCCGAGGCGACCGCCTGCCGGACAGCCATGCGGCGGCGCGCTGGCGCCGCTGA
- a CDS encoding acyl-CoA dehydrogenase family protein, which yields MTTQTPSQILPPVPEDAPTLHALQARFRPVFEHIARGAAERERTRTLAHDAIARLRDSGFTALRVPRHFGGLGATVEQLFALLVELAEADSNVAQILRPHFGFLDRVLIDRDAAAQARWLPLAAQGAVFGNATTETGAGAVGALQTTLVPDTGPETGWWRLDGRKFYSTGALYADWVTVVARAVVPGREDETVHAIVPTRQPGVQRLDDWRGFGQRLTGSGTTVLDRVRVPEADVMRFPRARPTPLVAYFQLFHLATLAGIARALRRDAVDYVRARRRVFSHGSAALPKDDPLVQQIVGQLGATAYLAEVVAADVAAALGRIARERAQGHEIPLEELDALELRTAQAQVAVAEPVLQAAARLFEVGGSSALAEDLALDRHWRNARTLASHNPVLYKARSVGDILLNDARPVYYWNVGVAG from the coding sequence ATGACCACCCAGACTCCCTCCCAGATCCTCCCGCCGGTGCCCGAAGACGCTCCCACGCTGCATGCCTTGCAGGCGCGCTTTCGCCCCGTGTTCGAACACATCGCCCGGGGCGCGGCCGAGCGCGAGCGCACGCGCACCCTGGCCCATGACGCCATCGCCAGGCTGCGCGACAGCGGCTTCACGGCGCTACGCGTGCCGCGCCATTTCGGCGGCCTGGGCGCCACGGTGGAGCAGTTGTTCGCCTTGCTCGTGGAGTTGGCCGAGGCCGACTCCAACGTGGCCCAGATCCTGCGGCCCCACTTCGGCTTCCTGGACCGCGTGCTGATCGACCGCGATGCGGCCGCCCAGGCACGCTGGCTGCCGCTGGCCGCGCAGGGCGCCGTGTTCGGCAACGCCACCACCGAGACCGGCGCGGGCGCCGTGGGCGCTTTGCAGACGACCCTGGTGCCGGACACCGGCCCCGAAACCGGATGGTGGCGCCTGGACGGACGCAAGTTCTACAGCACGGGCGCGCTGTATGCCGACTGGGTCACCGTCGTGGCCCGTGCCGTCGTGCCGGGCCGCGAGGACGAGACCGTGCACGCCATCGTCCCCACCCGCCAGCCCGGCGTGCAGCGGCTGGACGACTGGCGCGGCTTCGGCCAGCGGCTCACGGGTTCGGGCACCACGGTGCTCGACCGGGTACGTGTGCCCGAGGCCGATGTGATGCGCTTTCCGCGCGCCCGGCCCACGCCCCTGGTGGCCTACTTCCAGCTGTTCCACCTGGCCACCCTGGCGGGCATCGCCCGCGCGCTGCGGCGCGACGCCGTGGACTATGTGCGCGCGCGCCGGCGCGTGTTCAGCCACGGCAGCGCGGCCCTGCCCAAGGACGACCCGCTGGTGCAGCAGATCGTGGGCCAGCTGGGTGCCACCGCCTATCTGGCCGAGGTGGTCGCGGCCGATGTGGCCGCCGCGCTGGGCCGCATCGCACGCGAACGCGCCCAGGGCCATGAAATCCCCCTGGAGGAACTGGACGCGCTGGAACTGCGCACGGCCCAGGCCCAGGTGGCCGTGGCCGAACCCGTGCTGCAGGCCGCCGCGCGCCTGTTCGAGGTCGGCGGCTCCAGTGCGCTGGCCGAGGACCTGGCACTGGACCGCCACTGGCGCAACGCGCGCACCCTGGCCTCGCACAACCCCGTGCTCTACAAGGCCCGTTCGGTGGGCGACATCCTGCTGAACGATGCCCGTCCCGTGTACTACTGGAACGTGGGCGTGGCGGGATGA
- the msuE gene encoding FMN reductase, whose product MSRSLKTVIVNGSLSRPSRTRVLLDALHARLGQELPLQAQVIDLVDLQPHLGAALSKDELPVPTRQAIEAIEQADFLIVGAPVFRASLPGLLKHLFDLIDLDALQGKPVLLAATGGSPRHALILDHQLRPLFGFFSALTLPIGVYATPEDIQDGQVRSESLRQRIELTVQLSAPVLRGTLQQLAPVRLAPALAEQAA is encoded by the coding sequence ATGAGCCGATCGCTGAAGACCGTCATCGTCAATGGCAGCCTGAGCCGCCCCTCCCGCACCCGCGTCCTGCTGGACGCCCTGCATGCCCGCCTCGGGCAGGAACTGCCTCTGCAGGCCCAGGTCATCGACCTGGTGGACCTCCAGCCCCACCTGGGTGCAGCCCTGTCCAAGGATGAGCTGCCCGTGCCCACGCGCCAGGCCATCGAGGCCATCGAGCAGGCCGACTTCCTCATCGTCGGCGCCCCGGTCTTTCGCGCCAGCCTGCCGGGCCTGCTCAAGCATTTGTTCGACCTGATCGACCTCGACGCCCTGCAGGGCAAGCCCGTGCTGCTCGCCGCCACGGGCGGCAGCCCGCGCCACGCGCTCATCCTTGACCACCAGCTGCGGCCGCTGTTCGGCTTCTTCTCGGCCCTGACCCTGCCCATCGGCGTCTATGCCACGCCCGAGGACATCCAGGACGGCCAGGTCCGCAGCGAGTCGCTGCGCCAGCGCATCGAGCTGACCGTGCAGCTATCGGCTCCCGTACTGCGCGGCACGCTGCAGCAGCTGGCGCCGGTGCGCCTGGCACCGGCCCTGGCCGAGCAGGCAGCATGA